GCATGGCGCGGAGTTCGGAGGTGCGCTGGTGCTGGGTCTCGATCCAGGGTAGGTCGGCTGAGGGTTCTAGGGAAGTGACCCAGCCTCGGCCTAGCGGCGAGGTGGTGCGGGTGGCGATGTGCTCGCGTAGGCGCGGCCACTCGAGGGCGATGGCGCTGGTCTCGGTAAGCGGGACGGGGATGATGGGGATGAGGGAGGGCTGGGTCACAACTCTATCGTAGCTGGGTGATGGTGAGTTTCGCGGCGAGACCCACTCATCGCGACGAGACTTCGATGAATGGTGCACGGAGTGGTCGATGGGACACAGCGGACTCGGGCGTTTTACGTCCCACTCATCGCGATGAGGCTGCGATGGGTGGGGCACGCGTGCATTGTGGGCTGAGCGTGGATCTTAGAGGCCGCGTGGATTGAACCCGGGAGTAAGATGGCGCGTATTGAAAGACGATGCTCGTGGATGGGCATGGTTTCAGGGCGTGAGCCCGGAGGTGTGCGATGGTTTGTCCGGCGTGTGGAACTCCTGCGATTGAGGGCGTGAATTTTTGTGCGAGGTGTGGGGCGGCGGTGGTCGCGAATGAGATGCCGTACGGTGCGCCTCCTCCGCCGATCGCAGGGCACTATGGTGTGCCGGACCCTCCGAATGTGTGGCTGCTGCGGAACCTGCAGCCTCTGGGTATCCTTTGGTGCGTGTTTGCGGCTTATCGTGTGATCGCCGGCCTATTCGGGCTGATCTTTGTCAGAGCGTTCGCGGGGAATGGATGGGGGCGGCACTTTGGCAATGACTGGGTTGCTCCGCATGGGTTCTGGGGCGCGTTGCTGCCAGTGATTGCGCTGATGACGCTCGTTTACGCGGGGCTGGCGGCGTTCACGGGATGGAGCCTGCTGAACCGCAAGCCGTGGGGGCGGACGCTGGCGATCGTCGCGGGGGTGCTGGCGCTGTTCAAGTTTCCACTGGGGACGGCGCTGGGGATCTATACGCTTTGGGTGCTGGTGCCGCGGCAGGCGGGGATGGAGTGGGAGAGGATCGCGGATCGGGGGTAGGTACCTCAGGGGCTAAAGCCCCATCTTCACACTGGGAGCTTGTGGCACGACTGAAGCCGTGCCCTTAGGCAAGACCAGGCCGGGTTCATTCGGATGCTACCTCTCACGCGATTTGGAGCGGGCGAGGTTAGCGGCTGTGATCCCACATATGGCGATGAGGCTGCCGGATAGGGGGCGCCCGGCTGCGATGAAATGGGGCACAGAGGGTTCGGGCGTTCTACGTCCCACCCATCGCAAAGAACGCG
This Granulicella aggregans DNA region includes the following protein-coding sequences:
- a CDS encoding zinc ribbon domain-containing protein gives rise to the protein MVCPACGTPAIEGVNFCARCGAAVVANEMPYGAPPPPIAGHYGVPDPPNVWLLRNLQPLGILWCVFAAYRVIAGLFGLIFVRAFAGNGWGRHFGNDWVAPHGFWGALLPVIALMTLVYAGLAAFTGWSLLNRKPWGRTLAIVAGVLALFKFPLGTALGIYTLWVLVPRQAGMEWERIADRG